Proteins from one Arthrobacter sp. Soc17.1.1.1 genomic window:
- a CDS encoding dihydrodipicolinate synthase family protein, which yields MDFTGLIAYPLTPFAADGSVSRDDLRGLVGHLATTAVDAVTVLGSSGSFAYLDRPERSLVARTAIEAVEGRLPVAVGISSVGTREVLDAAADAQAAGADGLVLSPVSYVPLTDDEVVAQVHAICSATDLPICLYNNPSTTQFDYSLQVVAELSALPQVVAFKDTAADAATFNARHAELAPLVPEGFSHGVSGDLLMMTGEVAADAWHSGPAALLPAYYARLRAAVVAGDRDGIDRVRRVLEPLVDHVAGLRKISGLHLLARACGIAAGDPRPPLLPSPGSELRELGRLLDVLQAEFDDD from the coding sequence ATGGACTTCACCGGCCTCATCGCCTACCCCCTCACCCCGTTCGCCGCCGACGGCTCCGTGAGCCGGGACGACCTCCGCGGTCTCGTGGGCCACCTGGCGACGACGGCGGTCGACGCCGTCACGGTGCTCGGGTCCTCCGGCAGCTTCGCCTACCTCGACCGCCCGGAACGCTCCCTCGTGGCCCGGACGGCCATCGAGGCCGTGGAAGGACGGCTGCCGGTGGCGGTCGGCATCAGTTCCGTGGGTACGCGCGAGGTGCTCGACGCCGCCGCCGACGCGCAGGCGGCCGGCGCGGACGGCCTCGTCCTCTCGCCCGTCTCGTACGTCCCGCTGACCGACGACGAGGTCGTGGCGCAGGTCCACGCCATCTGCTCGGCCACCGACCTGCCCATCTGCCTGTACAACAACCCGAGCACCACGCAGTTCGACTACTCGCTGCAGGTGGTCGCCGAGCTGTCCGCGCTCCCGCAGGTCGTCGCGTTCAAGGACACGGCCGCCGACGCCGCGACGTTCAACGCGCGGCACGCCGAACTCGCCCCACTCGTCCCCGAGGGCTTCAGCCACGGCGTGAGCGGCGACCTCCTCATGATGACCGGGGAGGTCGCGGCCGATGCGTGGCACAGCGGTCCCGCGGCGCTCCTCCCCGCGTACTACGCCCGCCTCCGCGCCGCCGTCGTCGCCGGTGACCGGGACGGGATCGATCGTGTGCGCCGGGTCCTCGAACCGCTCGTCGACCACGTGGCGGGACTGCGGAAGATCAGCGGGCTGCACCTGCTGGCGCGCGCGTGCGGGATCGCCGCGGGAGACCCCCGTCCGCCCCTGCTGCCGAGCCCCGGGTCCGAGCTGCGCGAGCTCGGTCGCCTGCTCGACGTGCTCCAGGCGGAGTTCGACGACGACTGA